A single region of the Bdellovibrionales bacterium CG10_big_fil_rev_8_21_14_0_10_45_34 genome encodes:
- the fliI gene encoding flagellum-specific ATP synthase FliI (involved in type III protein export during flagellum assembly), with product MNSAFNLGRVERVLEGQKLYLEIGKVTKIVGFLIEGYLPGALLGSLCEVYHSLSKEPVPCEVVGFRDRRALLLPFRDHRGVGLGSRIILRNSIATVGCGAALLGRVINALGEPIDGKGPLEDLVDFPLYRSVANPMSREPIREPIDIGVRAINAFATMGTGQRMSIMAGSGVGKSVLMSMVAKNSKADINVIAMVGERGREVREFIENDLGEEGLKKSVIVVATGDESPLLRMRAAFVATAVAESYCDSGSDVLLIMDSVTRFAMAQREIGLTVGEPPTTKGYPPSVFGLLPRLLERAGSFEKKGSITGLYTVLVEGDDMDDPIGDQVRSIVDGHIVLDRRLAEQGHFPAIDVLASTSRVQRFVVDERKISLSRELRSLMSAYQKSEDLFQIGAYKRGNDAHLDRAVDLKGKIDDFLRQSEGEPTNLEIGFDEIETILASSEGRL from the coding sequence ATAAATTCTGCATTCAATTTGGGCCGAGTCGAGAGAGTTCTCGAGGGACAAAAGCTCTATCTTGAGATCGGTAAAGTAACTAAGATTGTGGGTTTTTTGATTGAAGGATACTTACCTGGAGCCCTCCTGGGTAGCTTGTGTGAGGTCTACCACTCTTTAAGTAAAGAACCTGTGCCTTGTGAAGTCGTCGGGTTTAGGGATCGGCGCGCTTTGCTTTTGCCCTTTCGAGACCACCGAGGTGTCGGCTTAGGTAGTCGCATTATCTTGCGCAATTCGATAGCGACGGTGGGTTGTGGCGCGGCCTTGCTCGGCAGAGTGATCAACGCTTTGGGTGAACCAATTGATGGCAAAGGACCATTAGAAGATTTGGTGGATTTTCCGCTCTATAGAAGTGTTGCTAATCCAATGTCTCGGGAGCCAATACGCGAGCCAATTGACATTGGCGTGAGGGCTATCAACGCCTTTGCGACAATGGGCACTGGTCAAAGGATGTCGATAATGGCTGGTTCCGGAGTTGGAAAGTCAGTGCTCATGTCGATGGTCGCAAAGAACTCAAAGGCTGATATCAATGTTATTGCCATGGTGGGAGAGCGCGGACGAGAGGTGCGCGAGTTTATAGAAAACGACCTGGGCGAAGAGGGGTTAAAGAAATCTGTCATCGTAGTTGCTACCGGTGATGAGAGTCCACTGCTTCGGATGAGGGCGGCATTCGTAGCTACTGCCGTAGCAGAGTCGTATTGCGACTCGGGGAGTGATGTCCTGCTTATTATGGATTCTGTTACGCGGTTTGCGATGGCCCAGCGAGAAATCGGACTCACCGTTGGTGAGCCGCCAACAACGAAAGGGTATCCTCCAAGTGTTTTTGGGCTTCTACCTCGTCTGCTGGAAAGGGCCGGTTCCTTTGAAAAGAAAGGAAGTATTACCGGACTCTATACGGTCCTTGTTGAAGGAGACGATATGGACGACCCAATCGGTGATCAGGTTAGGTCAATTGTTGACGGACACATTGTACTCGACAGGAGACTGGCAGAACAAGGACACTTCCCAGCCATTGATGTCTTGGCAAGTACAAGTCGCGTTCAACGATTTGTCGTAGACGAAAGAAAAATAAGTCTGAGCCGAGAATTAAGATCGCTCATGTCAGCTTATCAAAAAAGCGAAGATCTCTTTCAAATTGGTGCTTACAAAAGAGGAAATGATGCCCACCTTGATCGAGCTGTCGACCTTAAAGGCAAGATTGACGATTTTCTCAGACAGTCTGAAGGAGAGCCAACCAATTTAGAAATCGGATTTGATGAAATCGAAACAATTCTTGCGAGTTCGGAGGGTAGGTTGTGA
- a CDS encoding flagellar biosynthesis protein FlgD, with translation MINVARSTKTYSSAPQEPQFQKDTRQFVGAGEQKKHFDDKDVGQVLNEIADPNYQPPKARQGVGDSEMGKDAFFKLMLAQIKHQDPTNPLQSHEMASQLAQFTSLEQLFNINEGLQGLKKVQEPTSNFQALNFIGKRVVADASRIQRQPGDKVHDVSYRLPANAQEIKIQITDKSGKDVRNIKLAALKEGEHKFTWNGIQDNGEAARAGDYRFSVSAVGEDGKKLSIQNRVEGTVTGINYSKEGPLLLVGDQAVRLTDISRLEDASLKESTQTAKQVSTQPPSAVNAAEGSIDSSSLNVPGAPPEIEGELGPIIEEGGNNG, from the coding sequence ATGATTAACGTAGCAAGATCGACCAAAACATATTCTTCTGCTCCTCAAGAACCACAGTTTCAAAAGGACACTCGACAATTTGTTGGTGCGGGCGAGCAGAAAAAACATTTTGACGACAAAGACGTAGGGCAAGTTCTTAACGAGATTGCGGATCCAAACTACCAGCCTCCCAAAGCGCGTCAGGGTGTCGGAGACTCTGAAATGGGCAAAGACGCATTTTTTAAGTTGATGCTAGCACAAATCAAACACCAAGATCCTACGAACCCCCTTCAAAGCCATGAAATGGCGTCTCAGTTGGCTCAATTCACCAGCTTAGAGCAGTTGTTTAATATAAATGAGGGTCTGCAGGGGCTCAAAAAAGTTCAAGAGCCAACTTCAAATTTTCAAGCATTGAATTTTATTGGAAAGAGAGTTGTCGCCGATGCTTCTCGCATTCAGCGACAACCAGGCGACAAGGTTCACGACGTTTCGTATCGACTCCCCGCAAATGCTCAAGAGATTAAAATACAAATTACTGATAAGTCCGGCAAAGATGTGCGAAACATCAAGCTAGCAGCTCTAAAAGAAGGTGAACATAAGTTCACCTGGAATGGCATCCAAGATAATGGTGAGGCGGCTCGTGCGGGAGACTACAGATTTTCAGTCTCTGCAGTCGGTGAGGATGGCAAAAAACTCTCAATTCAAAATAGAGTGGAAGGTACTGTAACCGGAATCAACTACTCAAAGGAAGGTCCTTTGCTTCTGGTCGGCGATCAGGCCGTTCGCTTGACAGACATTTCACGTTTGGAAGACGCCTCTCTTAAAGAAAGCACGCAGACTGCTAAACAAGTGTCGACTCAACCACCGAGTGCGGTAAATGCAGCAGAAGGTAGTATTGATAGCAGTAGTCTAAACGTCCCAGGTGCTCCACCGGAAATAGAAGGTGAGCTTGGGCCAATTATAGAAGAAGGAGGTAACAATGGTTGA
- a CDS encoding flagellar hook protein FlgE, whose amino-acid sequence MSVLSSLYTGVSGLAAQGEALGVVSDNIANANTTGFKTSRAEFQDIIAKNLKGILGGNQIGRGVKIGAVNPILSQGNIDSTEKATDLAISGDGYFVARGSDGESFTRDGSFKFDREGFLITNDDQRVQGFEIDEKGTVVNKIGDIRFPRALVPAKGTSEVNISMNLDSRAEIKAEFDPKDPYNTSQYSTGVEIYDSQGNKHLVTMFFNKTADRTWTVRGLVPGQEIEGGTEGEMSQVLQGQITFTVDGKLDTEEVTETAFNFKGGALQDQQIKIDFGDAITTDAGKGIVGSKQYGKESDVITWNQNGSAAGTITNLSFSDDGRLTALYSNGRAEDLAMIALAKFESAENLFKVGNNRFKESRDSGTASIGRPNSSGRGKLLAKSLERSTVDLANEFINLIQNQRGFQANAKTITTTDELLAEIINLKR is encoded by the coding sequence ATGAGTGTTCTTTCATCTCTTTACACAGGTGTATCTGGATTAGCAGCTCAGGGTGAAGCGTTGGGTGTTGTGAGTGACAACATTGCCAATGCCAACACGACTGGATTCAAAACAAGTCGTGCTGAGTTTCAAGACATTATCGCGAAGAACCTGAAGGGTATTCTAGGCGGTAATCAAATTGGTCGCGGTGTTAAGATCGGCGCAGTGAACCCAATCTTGTCACAAGGTAACATCGATTCCACCGAAAAGGCGACAGATCTTGCGATTTCGGGCGATGGCTACTTTGTTGCTCGTGGTTCGGATGGAGAGTCTTTTACAAGAGACGGATCCTTCAAATTTGACCGAGAAGGTTTTCTAATAACAAATGATGATCAACGAGTGCAGGGATTTGAAATAGATGAAAAGGGAACGGTTGTTAATAAAATTGGTGATATCCGTTTTCCACGAGCGCTTGTGCCGGCCAAGGGTACATCAGAAGTCAACATTTCGATGAACCTTGATTCTCGAGCGGAGATAAAAGCCGAGTTTGATCCGAAAGATCCGTACAACACTTCCCAGTACTCAACTGGCGTTGAGATCTACGATTCGCAAGGCAACAAACACCTTGTTACAATGTTCTTTAACAAAACTGCAGACAGAACATGGACTGTTCGCGGCTTGGTTCCGGGTCAAGAAATAGAAGGTGGCACTGAGGGTGAGATGTCTCAGGTTCTTCAAGGGCAAATCACATTTACAGTTGACGGTAAGCTTGACACTGAAGAAGTGACTGAAACAGCCTTCAATTTTAAGGGGGGAGCTCTTCAGGATCAACAGATCAAGATCGATTTCGGTGATGCGATCACCACGGATGCCGGCAAGGGCATTGTTGGTTCAAAGCAGTACGGTAAAGAGTCTGATGTGATTACCTGGAACCAGAATGGATCGGCCGCAGGTACTATAACAAACTTGTCTTTCAGTGATGATGGTCGACTCACGGCTTTGTACAGCAACGGACGGGCTGAAGATTTGGCGATGATCGCTTTGGCAAAGTTTGAAAGCGCTGAGAATTTGTTCAAGGTTGGTAATAACCGATTTAAAGAATCGAGAGATTCAGGTACCGCTTCAATCGGTCGCCCCAATTCATCGGGGCGAGGCAAGCTACTTGCGAAGTCTCTTGAGCGATCCACGGTCGACCTTGCGAATGAGTTCATCAATCTGATTCAGAACCAAAGGGGATTTCAGGCTAACGCCAAAACTATAACTACGACTGATGAACTCTTAGCTGAGATTATCAACTTGAAGAGATAA
- the fliJ gene encoding flagellar export protein FliJ — MKNKPFEKLISIQTRQRDVKRAEFSDANHKVELLNRKAFDLKKNLDRSYSDRSKGSEGSFAPNLLLLHSDFDEGQKVRINRQNKTIKAASEEVMRLKEELIEEQKVLKSYEILQARRIEAWKRKMAKKETKRLDEVASAQFIKKVEDEH; from the coding sequence GTGAAAAACAAACCTTTCGAAAAACTGATATCTATCCAGACGAGACAAAGAGACGTTAAGAGAGCTGAGTTTTCTGATGCAAATCACAAAGTGGAGTTGCTCAATCGAAAGGCATTTGATTTAAAAAAGAATCTGGATCGTTCCTACTCAGATAGGAGCAAGGGATCAGAGGGAAGTTTTGCGCCAAACCTCCTGCTGCTTCATTCTGATTTTGATGAAGGGCAAAAAGTTCGAATAAATAGACAAAATAAGACTATTAAGGCGGCCAGCGAAGAAGTGATGAGGCTTAAAGAGGAATTGATTGAAGAGCAGAAAGTGCTCAAAAGTTATGAAATTTTGCAGGCACGCAGGATAGAGGCCTGGAAAAGAAAGATGGCAAAGAAAGAAACAAAGAGGCTGGATGAAGTGGCCTCGGCACAGTTTATAAAGAAGGTGGAAGATGAGCACTGA